AGCCCGGCGCACGGGAAAATGATAACACACGCGCCGCCGGGGCGCCACCGTCATCCCGGCTTTTTGGGGGACAGAGGGAGAGGTCAGGTCCCGCCGCGCCGCGCGCGCAGGGTCTGCCGCCAGACGATGACCCCCATGAGCAGGGCAAAGACCACCGACAGGGTCAGGCCCATGAGGTTGGCGTTGCGGATGCCCTCGGCCGGGTCGGGCCGGTCCAGCAGCCAGCCGATGACCTTTTCCTGGAAAATGGGGCCGATGCTCCCGAAGCCGTTGACCAGCCCCGCCGCGGCCAGGCCGTTCTTCTCGCCCGCCACCTGCACCGACGCCGCGCCGCAGAGGATGGTGTCCGGGCCGTAGAGCATGAAACCGACGAGGCCGAAGCAAATGGCGACGGCGGTGGGGTTCGCCTGAAACCAGACCACGGCCAGATAGGTGGCGATAAGCCCCAGGGCCATGAACATGCACAGCTTCGCCCAGTTCCCCTTGAAAACCCGGTCCAATGCCCAGCCCGCAATGACGGCGGGGATGATGCCGCCGAAATCAAACAGGAGCGAGTTGTAGCTGGCCTGGGTCGTGCTCAGCCCGAGATTCTCCAGAAACAGGGGCAGCCACGAGTCAATGGAGTAGCGGAGAAATTTCACGCAGAAATAGGCCATGCCCATGGTCATGATGACCGGATTGAGGGCGAGACGCAGATAGTCGGCGAAGGTGACCTCGTCCGTGTCCGCCGCCTCGACCTCGCGCCCCGCGCCGTCCGTTTCCACCACGATGGGCGGCAGGCCCGCGT
The Candidatus Hydrogenedentota bacterium genome window above contains:
- a CDS encoding MFS transporter — translated: MAQSPAAVPAVPGALTPEQRVWRWKILVATYFAYAGYYLCRKVFSISKTSIMGEFSMSNSQVADIWTAFLVAYMIGQFMNSYLGRKWGPRVLLLGGLGVSIVINTVFGFTNSYWTFLGFMFFNGLVQASGWPGCVGGVSHWLRKAERGTIMGFWATNYLVGTILVKSLGAYLLGQYGWRWSFWGCSLATFAIWWLIYFWQRDKPEDAGLPPIVVETDGAGREVEAADTDEVTFADYLRLALNPVIMTMGMAYFCVKFLRYSIDSWLPLFLENLGLSTTQASYNSLLFDFGGIIPAVIAGWALDRVFKGNWAKLCMFMALGLIATYLAVVWFQANPTAVAICFGLVGFMLYGPDTILCGAASVQVAGEKNGLAAAGLVNGFGSIGPIFQEKVIGWLLDRPDPAEGIRNANLMGLTLSVVFALLMGVIVWRQTLRARRGGT